In a single window of the Oryctolagus cuniculus chromosome 9, mOryCun1.1, whole genome shotgun sequence genome:
- the LOC100356508 gene encoding olfactory receptor 10H5: MQVFKEGVTDIMVLNHTSMSEFILMGFSSFPNLQLIFFPLFLLMYLFTLLGNLFIMATIWSEHSLHTPMYLFLCALSISEIFYTFAIIPRMLADLLFTHSSITFVACASQMFFSFMFGFTHSFLLTVMGYDRYVAICHPLRYNVLMSPYGCACLVAWSWAGGSVIGMVVTLSVFHLNFCGPNVIHHFFCHVPPLLKLACGRQVQVVAKVMGLVCITALLGCCFLILLSYAFIVATVLKIPSVEGRHKAFSTCASHLTVVVVHYGFASVIYLKPSGLQSLEGDSLMGITYTILTPFLSPIIFSLRNKDLKIAMKKSFFNKLFLQNS; the protein is encoded by the exons ATGCAGGTCTTCAAGGAAG GTGTGACTGACATTATGGTGCTAAACCACACCTCCATGTCTGAATTCATCCTCATGGGCTTCTCCTCTTTCCCCAACCTCCAGCTGATTTTCTTCCCACTGTTCCTGCTTATGTATCTGTTCACACTGCTGGGGAACCTGTTCATCATGGCCACCATCTGGAGTGAGCACAGCCTACACACACCAATGTACCTCTTCCTCTGTGCCCTTTCCATCTCTGAGATCTTCTACACCTTTGCCATCATCCCACGCATGCTGGCTGATCTGCTCTTCACCCACAGCTCCATCACCTTTGTGGCTTGCGCCAGTCAGATGTTCTTCTCCTTCATGTTTGGTTTCACCCACTCCTTCCTGCTCACTGTCATGGGctatgaccgctatgtggccatctgtcaCCCCCTGCGCTACAATGTGCTCATGAGCCCCTATGGCTGTGCCTGTCTGGTGGCCTGGTCCTGGGCTGGTGGCTCGGTCATTGGGATGGTGGTGACACTGTCTGTTTTCCACCTGAACTTCTGTGGACCCAATGTGATCCACCATTTCTTTTGCCACGTGCCACCTTTATTGAAGTTGGCCTGTGGACGTCAGGTACAGGTGGTTGCTAAAGTCATGGGCCTGGTGTGCATCACAGCTCTACTGGGATGCTGTTTCCTCATCCTTCTATCCTATGCATTCATTGTGGCTACTGTCTTGAAGATACCTTCAGTTGAGGGGCGGCACAAAGCTTTCTCCACCTGTGCATCCCACCTTACTGTAGTAGTTGTGCATTATGGCTTTGCCTCTGTCATATACCTCAAGCCCAGTGGTCTTCAGTCTCTGGAAGGAGATTCCCTGATGGGCATAACCTACACAATCCTCACTCCGTTCCTCAGCCCCATCATCTTCAGCCTTAGGAACAAGGATCTGAAGATTGCCATGAAGAAGAGCTTCTTCAACAAACTCTTTCTCCAGAACTCCTAA